From Verrucomicrobia bacterium S94, the proteins below share one genomic window:
- a CDS encoding galactose mutarotase: MPVEQTAFGKLSDGRTVPAFVITNADGYRVKLSAYGAAVVSVEVPDAKGAVADVVLGFDDVSGYEADPHYIGMTVGRVANRIGGSCFTLDGTRFSLPANEGETHLHGGPGGFHRKFWNAEVVDEQSVRMFLESPDGDQGYPGTLSVEVLFTWTNGNELKLEYRAAADRPTVCDLTNHTYFNLAGTGSTLDHRLSIKSCERLLIDERFVPTGETEPVDGSVYDFRIARPIREYTEGQQGGHGEYYVLHAPGTFAPAAEVTDPGSGRFMQCFTDQSCLVFYEGYFVGGEGKGGQLYRPHSGFCLETQNHANAVNIGTFPSARLEPGGEYRHTCVYRFGADGLDV, translated from the coding sequence ATGCCGGTTGAGCAGACAGCATTCGGAAAACTGAGTGACGGCCGTACGGTACCCGCCTTCGTTATCACGAACGCAGACGGGTATCGGGTTAAACTTTCCGCCTATGGTGCGGCGGTGGTTTCGGTTGAGGTGCCCGATGCGAAAGGGGCGGTGGCGGATGTGGTGCTCGGTTTTGATGACGTGTCCGGATATGAAGCGGATCCGCATTATATCGGCATGACCGTTGGTCGGGTAGCCAACCGGATCGGCGGAAGCTGCTTTACGTTGGATGGAACGCGGTTTTCGCTGCCGGCGAATGAAGGGGAGACACATCTTCATGGCGGTCCCGGCGGTTTCCACCGGAAATTCTGGAACGCGGAAGTGGTGGATGAGCAATCCGTGCGGATGTTCCTGGAGAGTCCGGATGGCGATCAGGGGTATCCGGGAACGTTGTCGGTGGAAGTGCTTTTCACCTGGACGAACGGAAACGAGCTGAAGCTGGAGTACCGGGCGGCCGCAGATCGGCCGACGGTATGTGATCTTACCAACCACACCTATTTTAATCTGGCCGGAACCGGCAGTACGCTGGATCACCGGTTAAGCATCAAGTCCTGTGAACGGCTGCTCATTGATGAGCGGTTTGTTCCGACGGGAGAAACGGAACCGGTGGACGGTTCGGTGTATGATTTCCGTATAGCCCGGCCGATCCGGGAATACACCGAAGGCCAGCAGGGCGGACACGGGGAGTATTACGTGCTGCATGCGCCGGGTACATTTGCGCCGGCCGCCGAGGTGACGGACCCCGGGAGCGGACGCTTTATGCAGTGTTTTACAGATCAGAGCTGTCTGGTTTTCTATGAGGGCTATTTTGTGGGCGGAGAAGGAAAAGGTGGTCAGCTTTATCGACCGCACAGTGGATTCTGTCTGGAAACTCAGAATCATGCCAATGCCGTGAATATCGGAACCTTTCCATCAGCGCGGTTGGAACCCGGTGGGGAATATCGCCATACCTGTGTTTACCGCTTTGGAGCTGATGGTTTAGATGTTTAG
- a CDS encoding 5-dehydro-4-deoxy-D-glucuronate isomerase, whose product MDVRYTVGKNEYKRMTTDELREAFLADLFEVGKLNLLYCEVERSIIGAAVPTDGGLKLEAGAELAADYFCQRREVGVLNIGGNGTVTVDGTEYRMENLDGLYIGRGSKDITFDSVNGGDPARFYMVSYPAHAAYPTTQAKKVDANALELGSLEDSNKRTIYQYIHENGIKSCQLVMGFTALEPGSVWNTMPCHTHERRTEVYMYFGLDDSSKVFHMMGPGDETRHIVVSNEQAVISPMWSIHSGCGTKAYTFCWAMGGENQRFDDMDHIAVDDLK is encoded by the coding sequence ATGGATGTGCGATATACGGTAGGAAAAAATGAATATAAACGGATGACCACGGATGAGCTGCGCGAAGCGTTTCTGGCGGACCTTTTTGAAGTAGGAAAACTGAACCTGCTTTATTGCGAAGTGGAACGTAGCATCATCGGTGCGGCGGTTCCGACGGATGGAGGCCTGAAGCTGGAAGCCGGGGCGGAACTTGCGGCGGATTATTTCTGCCAGCGTCGGGAAGTCGGTGTGCTGAACATCGGCGGAAACGGAACGGTGACCGTGGACGGCACGGAATACCGGATGGAAAATCTGGATGGTCTTTATATCGGCCGCGGTTCGAAAGACATTACATTTGATTCGGTCAACGGCGGGGACCCGGCGCGTTTTTACATGGTCAGCTATCCGGCGCACGCGGCGTATCCGACGACTCAGGCGAAAAAGGTGGATGCCAATGCGCTGGAACTGGGATCGCTGGAGGATTCCAATAAGCGGACGATTTATCAGTATATCCATGAAAACGGGATAAAAAGCTGCCAGCTGGTGATGGGCTTTACCGCACTCGAGCCGGGCAGTGTCTGGAATACGATGCCGTGCCATACGCATGAACGCCGGACGGAAGTCTATATGTATTTCGGACTCGATGATTCATCGAAGGTATTTCACATGATGGGGCCGGGCGATGAAACGCGGCATATCGTGGTTTCCAATGAACAGGCGGTGATTTCGCCGATGTGGTCGATTCACTCGGGTTGCGGCACGAAGGCGTATACCTTCTGCTGGGCCATGGGCGGGGAAAATCAGCGTTTTGATGATATGGATCATATTGCTGTCGACGACCTGAAGTAA
- a CDS encoding DUF4861 domain-containing protein, with product MLRVNYGNMKTKPLLTLTVMLGVGLSVCAGSQEPRTFCRYVPERADDFAWENDKAAFRMYGPTFLKGKEDSGIDCWLKRVDYPVIDTWYGQMKEKTYHRDWGEGYDPYHVGSSRGCGGLGLWIDGRLITSNVYREWRIIKCEPAESVFVLSYEWEHDGDVYTEEKQISIKLGDRLFKATSTFRKNGEIAAGLPIAVGLTTHDGKAAVSENTEEGWMACWETIDGDGLGTGVVMEPSRIDAFKAVNSDRKDESHALLITKTDRSGQVEYWAGYGWERAGEIKSSNDWNAYLKGFNRGK from the coding sequence ATGTTGCGCGTAAATTACGGGAATATGAAAACAAAACCATTATTAACACTGACGGTGATGCTGGGCGTGGGATTGTCTGTATGCGCCGGCTCGCAGGAACCTCGAACATTCTGCCGGTATGTTCCGGAACGCGCGGATGATTTCGCGTGGGAGAACGATAAAGCGGCGTTCCGCATGTATGGGCCGACTTTTCTGAAGGGGAAGGAGGACAGCGGAATCGATTGCTGGCTGAAGCGGGTGGATTATCCGGTGATTGATACGTGGTACGGTCAGATGAAGGAGAAGACCTACCACCGGGACTGGGGCGAGGGATATGATCCGTATCATGTGGGTTCTTCGCGCGGTTGCGGCGGTCTGGGGCTGTGGATCGATGGCCGGCTGATTACGTCCAATGTGTACCGGGAATGGCGGATTATTAAGTGCGAACCTGCGGAGTCGGTTTTTGTGCTTTCCTATGAGTGGGAGCATGACGGTGATGTTTATACCGAAGAGAAGCAGATTTCGATTAAGCTGGGCGACCGCCTGTTTAAAGCGACCTCGACCTTCCGGAAAAACGGGGAAATTGCTGCAGGTCTTCCGATTGCTGTCGGCCTGACCACGCATGATGGAAAGGCGGCGGTATCGGAAAATACGGAAGAGGGCTGGATGGCCTGCTGGGAAACCATTGACGGAGACGGTCTGGGGACCGGTGTGGTGATGGAGCCGTCACGCATTGATGCATTTAAAGCGGTGAATTCGGATCGGAAAGATGAAAGCCATGCGCTGCTGATTACGAAAACCGATCGGAGCGGACAGGTGGAATACTGGGCCGGTTATGGCTGGGAACGCGCCGGCGAAATTAAAAGTTCCAATGACTGGAATGCCTATCTGAAAGGATTTAACCGGGGAAAATGA
- a CDS encoding response regulator transcription factor has product MNPIENTASDEPIKIWIVEDLDDYREDLVSYFETTPEIDCRENFRTFEAAEKAAECCRYSHWPDVILMDIQLPGKNGIDAIPELQRLIPGVDIIILTSFGDKRRIFDAICAGASGYLLKTDGLADIVKGIQEVHAGGSPLNSNVAAIVLTMFSHFKKPEPDTELKEIELEILKQLADGSYTKEIAAALDMKTHQINYHVRNIYRKLHTNSLSGAVARALRRGLIS; this is encoded by the coding sequence ATGAATCCAATTGAAAACACCGCCTCCGATGAACCTATTAAAATATGGATTGTAGAAGACCTCGATGACTATCGGGAGGACCTGGTCAGTTACTTTGAAACCACCCCGGAAATTGACTGCCGGGAAAACTTCCGCACTTTTGAAGCCGCAGAAAAAGCAGCCGAATGTTGTAGATACAGCCATTGGCCGGACGTAATTCTCATGGATATCCAGTTGCCGGGAAAAAACGGCATAGACGCCATTCCCGAACTTCAGCGACTGATTCCCGGAGTCGATATTATTATCCTGACTTCGTTCGGGGACAAACGCAGAATCTTCGATGCCATCTGTGCAGGTGCCTCCGGATATCTCCTTAAAACCGATGGACTTGCCGACATCGTAAAAGGCATTCAGGAAGTCCATGCCGGCGGTTCGCCTCTCAACAGCAATGTTGCGGCCATCGTCCTCACTATGTTTTCCCACTTTAAAAAACCGGAACCGGATACGGAACTCAAAGAAATTGAACTTGAGATTCTTAAACAGCTTGCAGATGGCTCGTATACCAAGGAAATTGCCGCCGCCCTGGATATGAAAACGCACCAGATCAATTACCACGTTCGGAATATTTACCGGAAACTGCACACCAATTCATTGAGCGGTGCTGTTGCACGGGCTCTGCGCCGGGGGCTCATCAGTTAA
- a CDS encoding DUF4861 domain-containing protein, whose protein sequence is MKKRTLLSLVALFMMSFSSVACASTFAPATFCRYVPERADDFVWENDKAAFRMYGPTFLKGKEDSGIDCWLKRVDYVRIWQKAN, encoded by the coding sequence ATGAAAAAACGAACTCTTTTATCGTTGGTGGCTTTGTTTATGATGAGCTTCTCGTCTGTGGCTTGTGCTTCAACCTTTGCTCCGGCCACGTTCTGCCGGTATGTTCCGGAACGCGCGGATGATTTCGTGTGGGAGAACGATAAAGCGGCGTTCCGCATGTATGGGCCGACTTTTCTGAAGGGGAAGGAGGACAGCGGAATCGATTGCTGGCTGAAGCGGGTGGATTATGTCCGCATCTGGCAGAAGGCGAATTAA
- a CDS encoding right-handed parallel beta-helix repeat-containing protein has translation MMNGRIQGVYALLISLALTSASNAATYYLDADGGNDNNTGTSQSAAWKSLDKAGSHTFTAGDTLLLQRGDTFWGKLELKDDSGTSSSPVTIGAYGSGDRPFIGAYSRYCGIYIYNSSHISIRDIEIKANGGDAIDGMSNSKRYGVYIGGNSSNITIDNLYVHDIYPYEATESEGINPTTYMGNAFGLFGTSSAPLTDITVKNCQIDNVGFKAFDMKYVDSSKVVWNQMENIGGPAIVPNTCNDLIVRGNVVDGSGQYTDPRMHGRGSGIWPIWCEDVLIEKNTFMHARGKYDSCGAHIDMGNKNVVIQYNLSIDNEGGFVEILGGNENCAYRYNISINDGARIKGEDGALGDGHVIVFSGHYSGERTASQYSYVYNNTIYVKEGQHCSFGLEAPMGTVLVANNLFYIEGDALDGTPNWYKDYAAGAEDGVYWKNNVYQRADIFPTDWIFYETDPVIGDPELANPGGLTATDYIPAAGSLVTDRGITITKIPGDTVGLNVGLEVSTDYFGNPIEGAPDVGAIEVGTTSVPVGSTVIVSASGNGMNVWANGGTGGSSENWPLQAASTGTGDWVRYTVVDAGGGYIALKSSANGKYVCADKGLDSSHWPLAANRTEIGNWEKFIWINNSDGTFSLKSKGSGKYVCADRNLDANRWPLVANRTEIGSWEKFYWIDPALSLWVKN, from the coding sequence ATGATGAATGGCAGAATACAGGGCGTGTACGCCCTTTTAATATCATTGGCACTTACTTCAGCCAGCAATGCCGCAACCTACTATCTTGATGCAGACGGCGGAAATGACAATAACACAGGAACATCGCAAAGCGCCGCCTGGAAATCGCTGGACAAAGCCGGTTCGCACACCTTCACTGCCGGAGATACACTGCTGCTTCAGCGGGGCGATACGTTCTGGGGAAAACTGGAGCTGAAGGACGACAGCGGTACGAGTTCAAGCCCTGTTACCATTGGCGCTTACGGTTCCGGCGACCGCCCTTTCATCGGGGCCTACAGCCGGTACTGCGGAATCTATATTTATAATTCCAGCCATATCTCTATCCGTGATATTGAGATTAAAGCGAACGGCGGCGATGCCATTGACGGAATGTCTAACTCCAAACGCTACGGGGTTTATATCGGAGGAAATTCCTCGAATATAACGATCGATAATCTCTACGTGCACGATATCTATCCGTATGAAGCGACGGAGAGTGAAGGGATAAATCCGACGACCTATATGGGAAATGCATTCGGACTGTTCGGAACATCCTCCGCACCATTAACAGATATCACGGTCAAAAACTGTCAGATCGATAATGTCGGATTTAAAGCCTTCGATATGAAATACGTCGACTCTTCAAAAGTGGTCTGGAATCAGATGGAAAACATCGGCGGACCGGCCATCGTCCCAAATACCTGTAATGATTTGATTGTACGGGGAAATGTGGTCGACGGTTCCGGCCAGTATACCGATCCGCGCATGCACGGTCGCGGCAGCGGAATCTGGCCGATATGGTGTGAAGATGTGCTGATCGAAAAGAATACTTTTATGCATGCACGCGGCAAATATGACTCATGCGGTGCACACATCGATATGGGCAATAAAAATGTGGTTATCCAATACAACCTGAGTATCGATAATGAAGGCGGTTTTGTCGAAATTCTCGGAGGGAATGAAAACTGCGCATACCGCTATAACATCAGCATCAATGATGGTGCCCGTATAAAAGGTGAAGACGGGGCTCTGGGCGACGGACACGTTATTGTTTTCAGCGGTCATTATTCCGGCGAGCGCACAGCCTCCCAGTACAGCTATGTCTACAACAATACCATCTACGTCAAAGAGGGTCAGCACTGTTCGTTTGGACTGGAAGCTCCGATGGGAACGGTGCTTGTCGCCAACAACCTTTTTTATATTGAAGGAGATGCCCTGGACGGAACGCCTAACTGGTATAAAGACTATGCAGCAGGTGCAGAGGATGGGGTATACTGGAAAAACAACGTATACCAACGGGCGGATATCTTCCCGACAGACTGGATCTTTTATGAAACGGATCCGGTTATCGGTGATCCGGAACTGGCGAATCCGGGCGGACTGACAGCGACCGATTATATTCCGGCAGCAGGTTCTCTGGTTACCGATCGCGGCATTACAATTACCAAGATTCCGGGAGATACAGTTGGACTAAACGTCGGCCTGGAAGTCAGCACAGATTATTTCGGCAATCCGATTGAAGGAGCTCCGGATGTGGGAGCGATAGAGGTCGGCACAACGTCGGTCCCCGTCGGAAGTACAGTTATCGTGAGCGCATCCGGCAACGGAATGAACGTCTGGGCCAACGGTGGAACAGGAGGAAGCTCGGAAAACTGGCCCTTGCAGGCCGCTTCAACCGGAACCGGCGATTGGGTCCGTTATACCGTTGTTGATGCAGGCGGCGGTTATATCGCTCTGAAGTCCAGTGCAAACGGGAAATACGTCTGTGCGGACAAAGGTCTGGACTCCTCTCATTGGCCGCTGGCTGCCAACCGCACAGAAATCGGAAACTGGGAAAAATTCATCTGGATAAATAACAGCGACGGCACTTTTTCTTTAAAATCCAAGGGCAGTGGCAAATATGTCTGTGCAGACAGAAACCTTGATGCCAATCGTTGGCCGCTGGTCGCAAACCGCACGGAAATCGGTTCGTGGGAAAAGTTTTACTGGATAGATCCCGCGCTGAGTCTGTGGGTAAAAAATTAA
- the hisA gene encoding phosphoribosylformimino-5-aminoimidazole carboxamide ribotide isomerase codes for MKFRPCIDLHNGKVKQIVGGSLTDDAEPETNFVSEKPPAWYAELYKKDGLTGGHVIKLGKGNVDAAKEALAAWPGGLQIGGGIAVDNAGLWIDDGASHVIVTSYLFQKGQLDPARLDQLQEAVGADKLVIDLSCRKKNGNYYVVTDRWQTFTDFIVNEHSLKTLGRQCAEFLIHGVDVEGKQQGMDEELIKLLADHCPIPCTYAGGVRNFDDLEKLEEAGQGRIDVTIGSALDIFGGPMSYEKVVSFCR; via the coding sequence ATGAAATTCAGACCCTGTATAGACCTGCATAACGGCAAAGTGAAACAGATCGTCGGCGGATCGCTGACCGATGACGCGGAACCGGAAACCAATTTTGTTTCGGAAAAACCGCCGGCGTGGTATGCCGAACTTTACAAAAAGGACGGACTCACCGGCGGCCACGTCATTAAACTCGGGAAAGGCAATGTCGATGCTGCGAAAGAGGCCCTGGCCGCATGGCCGGGCGGTCTGCAGATCGGTGGCGGTATTGCGGTCGATAATGCCGGACTGTGGATTGATGACGGAGCCTCCCATGTCATCGTTACCTCCTATCTTTTCCAGAAAGGACAGCTTGATCCGGCACGTCTTGATCAGCTGCAGGAAGCGGTCGGGGCTGATAAACTGGTCATCGACCTGAGCTGCCGGAAAAAGAATGGAAACTACTATGTGGTCACCGACCGCTGGCAGACTTTTACCGACTTCATCGTCAATGAACATTCATTGAAAACGCTGGGCAGACAATGTGCCGAATTTCTCATCCACGGCGTGGATGTGGAAGGTAAGCAGCAGGGCATGGATGAAGAGCTGATCAAACTGCTGGCCGATCACTGCCCCATTCCCTGCACCTATGCCGGCGGCGTGCGGAATTTTGATGATCTCGAAAAACTGGAGGAAGCAGGACAGGGTCGCATCGATGTCACCATCGGCTCGGCGCTCGATATTTTCGGAGGCCCCATGTCCTACGAAAAAGTCGTCAGCTTTTGCAGATAG
- a CDS encoding cupin fold metalloprotein, WbuC family, translated as MSGTPQFNMALNAPEQPVTGINQELIRKVVDGARISPRKRMILPLHKSGEALLQRMLNAVQPGTYIRPHRHARDRAESIIVLQGAIRCLVFSNEGEILQAQEVRAGSSMPGIDFEGGVWHSFLALEPDTVLFEVKSGPYNPESDKEFAHWAPGEFSAEAETYLQKLTTFS; from the coding sequence ATGTCGGGGACGCCGCAATTCAATATGGCACTGAATGCTCCGGAACAACCGGTGACCGGAATCAATCAGGAACTGATCCGGAAGGTGGTGGACGGAGCGCGGATCAGTCCGCGAAAGCGGATGATCCTCCCGTTGCATAAATCCGGGGAGGCACTGCTGCAGCGTATGCTGAATGCCGTTCAGCCCGGTACCTACATTCGACCGCACCGCCATGCCCGAGACCGGGCGGAAAGTATTATCGTGCTGCAGGGAGCAATCCGCTGTCTGGTTTTCAGCAATGAGGGTGAAATTCTTCAGGCACAGGAAGTCCGTGCAGGTTCCTCCATGCCGGGAATCGATTTCGAGGGCGGTGTCTGGCACAGTTTTCTGGCTCTCGAGCCTGACACGGTTCTGTTTGAAGTTAAATCCGGACCGTACAATCCGGAAAGCGATAAGGAATTCGCCCACTGGGCTCCCGGAGAATTTTCTGCAGAGGCCGAAACCTATCTGCAAAAGCTGACGACTTTTTCGTAG
- a CDS encoding DUF481 domain-containing protein, with translation MKLIKGVVFAALFAAPLAGLAQDEAGSADEPAVKWERNLSLGATYRDGNTEKSLFTMNLKGERYGEHNDVIGSLYAEYGKTGTPTTPKEQTEGQVRGQTEYRHKFGDSKMFAGVFAEALNDTIKRIRFRGKVGPNVGYYFIDKDNMKLDASIGLNYVYERTASGEDTFGEYRAALNYLWNITETASYYLNLEYNANMEEFDTDNNGLLVTGVRSQIFETLSVFVELRDEYDNLPDAGVAEHNDITVLAGLSYDF, from the coding sequence ATGAAACTGATTAAGGGAGTTGTTTTTGCAGCACTTTTTGCCGCTCCGTTAGCCGGCCTGGCTCAGGATGAGGCGGGGTCTGCGGACGAACCTGCGGTTAAGTGGGAACGTAATCTGTCGCTGGGTGCCACCTATCGTGACGGCAATACGGAAAAATCGCTGTTCACTATGAATCTGAAAGGGGAGCGGTACGGAGAGCATAATGATGTCATCGGCTCATTGTATGCGGAATACGGAAAAACCGGAACGCCGACCACGCCGAAAGAGCAGACTGAAGGCCAGGTGCGCGGTCAGACTGAGTACCGGCATAAATTCGGCGATTCGAAAATGTTCGCCGGTGTATTTGCCGAAGCATTGAATGACACGATTAAACGTATCCGGTTCCGTGGCAAAGTCGGTCCGAACGTCGGTTATTATTTCATCGATAAGGACAATATGAAGCTCGATGCCTCCATCGGTCTTAACTATGTCTACGAACGCACAGCATCCGGGGAGGATACGTTCGGAGAATACCGTGCCGCGCTGAACTATCTGTGGAACATTACCGAAACCGCAAGCTACTATCTGAATCTCGAATACAACGCCAACATGGAAGAGTTTGATACCGATAACAACGGTCTGCTGGTGACCGGTGTGCGCAGTCAGATCTTTGAAACGCTGTCTGTATTTGTTGAACTGCGCGATGAGTATGACAATCTTCCGGATGCGGGAGTCGCAGAACACAACGATATTACGGTACTGGCCGGTCTGTCCTACGATTTCTAG
- a CDS encoding sulfatase: MRRVVVLLMLAAVSVLGKTDRPNIVWLVSEDNSADWLRLYNPNGAAMPNVEKLARHGLVFNHAFSCAPVCSVARSTIISGCYAPRLGVQYHRNEKPVPMPENLKMFPWYLRQAGYYTSNNAKEDYNFLPSEKEGVWDESSGKASYRKRAAGQPFFHVQNYYITHEGQLHFKDLTQKTETDPAQVKLYPYHPDTETFRYTYARYLDNHMKLDEQMGEFIQMLEDDELLDDTFIFYYGDHGGVLPRGKGYVYNNGLHVPMVVYVPKNWAHLVPAARGSRIGGFVQFVDLSATVLNLAGVKIPEEIDGRPFLGEGVTLAELNARDTAFGYADRFDEKYDLVRTVRKGDFKYMRNYQPFNFDGLYNFYRYKMLAYKEWRELYLAGDLNPLQSRFFEPRPAECLYDLSKDPDELYNLAGDPKYYSKLVELRELLREQVKSMPDLSFIPESQFLKEGSGNPVQYGQEHQQEIAELVDIADLSLRPFPEIREPLRAALDSSNPWKRYWGLVVCSSFGRKAGGFSDKASELATSDPEGLVRVRAAEFLGLTGVGDPVPVIMQALRETADPVEANLMLNSVVLLRDAKGLAFDLSEFKNAPWVQHEKSQSRRRMDYLLPSGK, translated from the coding sequence ATGAGGCGGGTGGTTGTATTATTGATGCTGGCGGCGGTTTCGGTCTTAGGGAAGACGGATCGGCCGAATATAGTATGGCTTGTAAGCGAGGACAATTCGGCTGACTGGCTGCGGCTCTATAATCCCAACGGCGCAGCGATGCCGAATGTGGAAAAGCTTGCGAGACACGGGCTGGTTTTCAACCATGCTTTTTCCTGTGCACCGGTCTGTTCGGTGGCTCGCAGCACGATTATTTCCGGTTGTTATGCTCCGCGCCTGGGGGTGCAGTATCACCGCAACGAAAAACCGGTGCCGATGCCGGAAAATCTGAAGATGTTTCCGTGGTATCTGCGGCAGGCCGGTTACTACACCTCAAACAACGCGAAAGAGGATTATAACTTTCTTCCATCCGAGAAGGAGGGGGTCTGGGATGAGTCGTCCGGCAAGGCGAGTTACCGTAAGCGTGCTGCCGGGCAGCCTTTTTTCCATGTGCAGAATTATTACATCACCCATGAGGGCCAGCTCCATTTTAAAGACCTGACACAGAAAACCGAAACGGATCCGGCACAGGTGAAGCTGTATCCGTATCATCCCGACACGGAAACATTCCGTTACACCTATGCCCGCTACCTCGACAACCATATGAAACTGGATGAGCAGATGGGGGAATTTATTCAGATGCTGGAGGACGACGAGCTGCTGGATGATACCTTTATTTTCTATTATGGCGATCACGGCGGTGTGCTGCCGCGGGGCAAGGGTTATGTTTACAATAATGGACTGCATGTGCCGATGGTCGTTTATGTGCCGAAAAACTGGGCGCATCTGGTTCCGGCCGCTCGCGGCAGCCGTATCGGCGGATTTGTGCAGTTTGTCGATCTTTCCGCGACGGTGCTGAATTTGGCCGGGGTAAAGATTCCGGAGGAGATTGACGGGCGTCCGTTTCTTGGGGAGGGGGTAACGCTTGCTGAGCTGAATGCGCGGGATACGGCGTTCGGTTACGCCGACCGCTTTGACGAAAAATATGATCTGGTCCGCACGGTGCGCAAAGGTGATTTTAAATATATGCGCAATTATCAACCCTTCAATTTTGACGGTCTGTATAATTTCTATCGCTATAAAATGCTGGCCTATAAAGAGTGGCGGGAATTGTATCTCGCCGGAGATCTGAATCCGCTCCAGAGCCGGTTCTTTGAGCCGCGGCCGGCGGAATGCCTGTATGATCTGAGCAAAGATCCGGATGAATTGTACAACCTGGCGGGCGATCCGAAATATTACAGCAAACTGGTTGAATTGCGTGAGCTGCTGCGGGAGCAGGTGAAGTCCATGCCGGATCTCAGCTTTATTCCTGAATCGCAGTTTCTGAAAGAAGGATCCGGTAACCCCGTGCAGTACGGGCAGGAGCATCAGCAGGAAATTGCCGAGCTGGTTGATATTGCGGATCTGAGTCTGCGGCCGTTTCCTGAAATCCGGGAACCGTTGCGTGCGGCGCTGGATTCCTCTAATCCCTGGAAGCGGTACTGGGGGCTGGTGGTCTGCAGTTCGTTCGGCCGGAAGGCCGGTGGTTTCAGTGATAAGGCGAGCGAGCTGGCCACGTCCGATCCGGAAGGTCTGGTTCGGGTTCGCGCCGCGGAATTTCTGGGGCTGACCGGTGTCGGCGATCCGGTGCCGGTGATCATGCAGGCGCTGCGGGAAACCGCAGATCCGGTTGAGGCCAATCTGATGCTGAATTCGGTGGTGCTGCTGCGGGATGCCAAAGGCCTGGCATTTGATCTCTCCGAATTTAAAAATGCCCCGTGGGTACAGCATGAAAAATCACAGAGCCGGCGCAGAATGGATTATCTGCTTCCCTCAGGAAAATAG